From Thermodesulfobacteriota bacterium, the proteins below share one genomic window:
- a CDS encoding response regulator transcription factor produces the protein MNALIVDDNPVFRDVLRSILCTWLPGLQICEAGSVAEGYARFVEQGPGVVFVDIGLPDGSGLELVKRIKQEAPGTTVAVCSNHEEPAYREAAHACGADCFLGKSTLDGSRVAAVVRRAQEARAAGSGSPRAADVTPEARPTEPWKP, from the coding sequence TTGAACGCGCTCATCGTAGACGACAACCCGGTGTTCCGCGACGTGCTGCGGTCGATCCTGTGCACCTGGTTGCCCGGGCTCCAGATTTGCGAAGCCGGGAGCGTGGCGGAAGGGTACGCCCGCTTCGTGGAGCAGGGGCCCGGAGTGGTCTTCGTCGACATCGGCCTGCCCGACGGCAGCGGGCTGGAGCTCGTAAAGCGCATCAAGCAAGAGGCCCCCGGCACCACGGTGGCCGTCTGCTCGAACCACGAGGAGCCGGCCTACCGGGAGGCCGCCCACGCCTGCGGTGCCGACTGCTTCCTCGGGAAGAGCACCCTCGACGGGAGCCGGGTCGCCGCGGTGGTACGTCGGGCCCAGGAGGCAAGAGCGGCGGGATCGGGTTCTCCCCGCGCGGCAGATGTGACGCCAGAGGCCCGGCCAACGGAGCCGTGGAAGCCGTGA